A single window of bacterium DNA harbors:
- a CDS encoding DUF302 domain-containing protein → MQVSRNAYGLYLDLPGSVAAWRPRAEAALKAEGFGILTEIDVAATLRAKLGHEVPPQLILGACNPPLASAAMGAEPDIGLLLPCNLTLREVAGGATRVGVMDIAGMMGMIGNPQLAPIAAQVSERLGRVLAALGAEA, encoded by the coding sequence ATGCAAGTGAGCCGCAACGCCTACGGCCTCTATCTCGACCTGCCCGGCAGCGTCGCGGCCTGGCGCCCGCGCGCCGAGGCCGCGCTCAAGGCCGAGGGCTTCGGCATCCTCACCGAGATCGACGTCGCGGCCACGCTGCGCGCGAAGCTCGGCCACGAAGTGCCGCCGCAGCTCATCCTCGGCGCCTGCAACCCGCCGCTCGCCAGCGCGGCGATGGGCGCCGAGCCCGACATCGGCCTGCTCCTGCCCTGCAACCTCACCCTGCGCGAAGTCGCCGGCGGCGCCACGCGCGTGGGGGTCATGGACATCGCCGGCATGATGGGCATGATCGGCAACCCGCAGCTCGCGCCGATCGCCGCTCAGGTGAGCGAGCGGCTCGGCCGCGTGCTCGCCGCCCTCGGCGCGGAGGCCTGA